From bacterium, the proteins below share one genomic window:
- the nrfD gene encoding polysulfide reductase NrfD: protein MLEKALTGSRRYWTWVGFLALVIAAGFLAYWRQLNEGLMITGLSRDVPWGFYIAQFTFMVGVAASAVMVVLPYYLHNFKPFGKMVILGECLAIAAVIMCMLFIFVDMGQPTRVLNVMRFPTVNSLMFWDMMSLMGYLGLNVVISLVVFGAERKGVAPPDWIRPVIILSIPWAVSIHTVTAFLYSGLEARSFWLTAILVPRFLASAFASGPSLLIILSLLVRRFTKFDPGREAIKELSLIVTYALSVNIFFVAVELFTGLYSDIPEHVHHFQYLFLGLEGKSALAPWMWLSVSLSILALILMYVPAVRRNERVLPFICAGIIVAVWIEKGLGLVVAGFIPNPLGGITEYFPTVPETLITLGVYGIGFLILTGLYKIAITVREQNRIL from the coding sequence ATGCTAGAGAAGGCACTCACCGGCAGCCGCAGGTACTGGACCTGGGTCGGATTCCTCGCCCTGGTGATCGCGGCCGGTTTCCTGGCGTACTGGCGCCAGCTGAACGAGGGACTGATGATCACCGGGCTCAGCCGGGACGTCCCCTGGGGATTCTACATCGCCCAGTTCACCTTCATGGTCGGGGTCGCTGCCTCGGCGGTGATGGTGGTCCTGCCCTACTACCTGCACAACTTCAAGCCGTTCGGCAAGATGGTCATCCTGGGCGAATGCCTGGCCATCGCGGCCGTGATCATGTGCATGCTGTTCATCTTCGTCGACATGGGACAGCCGACGCGGGTGCTCAACGTGATGAGGTTCCCCACGGTCAACTCGCTCATGTTCTGGGACATGATGTCGCTGATGGGCTACCTGGGCCTGAACGTGGTGATCAGCCTGGTGGTCTTCGGCGCGGAGCGCAAGGGCGTCGCGCCGCCGGACTGGATCAGGCCCGTGATCATCCTGTCGATCCCCTGGGCGGTCAGCATCCACACCGTGACGGCCTTCCTGTACTCGGGCCTGGAGGCGCGCTCCTTCTGGCTGACGGCCATCCTGGTGCCCAGGTTCCTGGCCTCGGCCTTCGCCTCCGGACCGAGCCTGCTGATCATCCTGTCGCTGCTCGTGCGGCGGTTCACGAAGTTCGATCCGGGGCGCGAGGCGATCAAGGAGCTGTCGCTGATCGTCACCTACGCCCTGTCGGTGAACATCTTCTTCGTCGCCGTCGAGCTCTTCACGGGGCTCTACAGCGACATCCCCGAGCACGTCCACCACTTCCAGTACCTCTTCCTGGGTCTGGAGGGCAAGTCGGCGCTGGCGCCGTGGATGTGGCTGTCGGTCTCCCTGTCGATCCTGGCGTTGATCCTGATGTACGTGCCCGCCGTGCGCCGCAACGAGAGGGTCCTGCCCTTCATCTGCGCGGGCATCATCGTCGCCGTCTGGATCGAGAAGGGACTCGGACTGGTGGTCGCCGGGTTCATCCCGAACCCGCTGGGCGGCATCACCGAGTACTTCCCGACCGTGCCCGAGACGCTGATCACGCTCGGCGTCTACGGGATCGGCTTCCTCATCCTGACGGGGCTCTACAAGATCGCGATCACGGTCCGCGAGCAGAACAGGATCCTGTAG
- a CDS encoding 4Fe-4S dicluster domain-containing protein, with translation MDKGRRDFLKISGASLLGLGVGGPVVASGPEKRARDAHAGPRWAMVIDTTKCRRRDGCSACSDACHLVHNVPEIPEPRHEVKWIWKEKYPRAFPTQVHPYTEKSVLEQSVPVLCNHCDRPPCVRVCPTQATFKAEDGIVAMDMHRCIGCRYCIAACPYGSRSFNWRDPRPYIEDVQPDYPTRTKGVVEKCNFCKERLARGRIPACVEACAAAGNEGVLLFGDLNDPESDVSRALRTANTIRRKPSLGTAPHIFYIV, from the coding sequence ATGGACAAGGGTAGGAGAGACTTCCTCAAGATCTCCGGCGCGTCCCTGCTGGGACTGGGGGTCGGCGGACCGGTCGTCGCCAGCGGGCCGGAGAAACGCGCTCGCGACGCGCATGCGGGACCACGCTGGGCCATGGTCATCGACACGACGAAATGCCGCCGGCGGGACGGCTGCAGCGCCTGCAGCGACGCCTGCCACCTGGTCCACAACGTGCCCGAGATCCCCGAACCCCGGCACGAGGTCAAGTGGATCTGGAAGGAAAAGTACCCCAGGGCCTTCCCGACCCAGGTGCATCCCTACACCGAGAAATCGGTCCTGGAGCAGTCGGTGCCGGTCCTCTGCAACCATTGCGATCGTCCGCCCTGCGTCCGGGTCTGTCCTACCCAGGCCACGTTCAAGGCCGAGGACGGGATCGTCGCCATGGACATGCATCGCTGCATCGGCTGCCGTTACTGCATCGCGGCCTGTCCCTACGGCTCGCGCAGCTTCAACTGGCGCGATCCCCGGCCCTACATCGAGGACGTCCAGCCGGACTACCCGACGCGGACCAAGGGCGTCGTCGAGAAGTGCAACTTCTGCAAGGAGCGCCTGGCCAGGGGCCGGATACCGGCCTGCGTCGAGGCCTGCGCCGCCGCGGGCAACGAGGGCGTGCTCCTGTTCGGTGATCTGAACGATCCGGAGTCGGACGTGTCGAGAGCGCTGCGGACCGCGAACACGATCCGCCGCAAGCCGAGTCTCGGCACCGCGCCCCACATCTTCTACATCGTCTAA
- the dsrJ gene encoding sulfate reduction electron transfer complex DsrMKJOP subunit DsrJ — translation MPSRDTGRIMIGLAVFLVLVSFPIWYTTTRGQSDYRPDLVYPEGETQCVESKAYMRSWHMDLLNEWRDSVVRTGERTYVSHQDHHDYDMSLQNTCMKCHLNKDTFCDRCHNYVGVAPKCWECHVEPGGGASHGQG, via the coding sequence ATGCCTAGCAGGGACACCGGCAGGATCATGATCGGACTGGCCGTCTTCCTCGTCCTGGTCAGCTTCCCGATCTGGTACACGACGACCCGCGGCCAGTCGGACTACCGGCCGGACCTGGTGTACCCCGAGGGCGAGACGCAGTGCGTCGAGTCCAAGGCGTACATGAGGAGCTGGCACATGGACCTGCTTAACGAGTGGCGGGATTCCGTCGTGCGCACGGGCGAGAGGACCTACGTCTCGCACCAGGATCATCACGATTACGACATGAGCCTGCAGAACACCTGCATGAAGTGCCACCTGAACAAGGACACGTTCTGCGACCGGTGCCACAACTACGTCGGCGTCGCCCCCAAGTGCTGGGAATGCCACGTCGAACCGGGAGGAGGAGCCAGCCATGGACAAGGGTAG
- a CDS encoding (Fe-S)-binding protein yields the protein MDLKPDQMEYYDHSDLENVDLRPPRRGWMDTPADFRPGSWIYPAKPKHLEYLGMPNPREWSPTDEDWKLPENWQQIIHEGFKERLGKYRSFQIFMDTCVRCGACADKCHFYIGGGDPKNMPVLRAELLRSVYRNDFTAVGKLLGRFAGGRKLTVDVIKEWFYYFYQCTECRRCSVFCPYGIDTAEITMMARELLHLIGLGVNWVMEPVANCSRTGNHIGIQPHGLKDTLEFFAEDIEEVTGIHIDPPINKKGAEILFVTPSGDFLADPGTFTCMGYMMLFHELGLDYTWSTYASDGGNFGLFTSAEAMKKLNAKNYAEAKRLGVKWILGGECGHMWRVMHQYMDTMNGPADFLEVPRSPITGTVFEHARSTKMVHIAEFTADLIRHGKLKLDPSRNDHIRVTFHDSCNPARAMGLFEEPRYVIRNVCNNFFEMPENTIREQTFCCGGGAGLGTDENMEMRLRGGLPRGNAVRHVRDKFDVNQLACICAIDRATLTTVCDYWAPGVKVTGIHELVANAMVMKGQKERTMNLRLEPLEAGAAVGAAGKGEGDA from the coding sequence ATGGACCTCAAACCCGATCAGATGGAGTACTACGATCACTCCGATCTGGAGAACGTGGACCTGCGTCCCCCGCGGCGCGGCTGGATGGACACGCCCGCCGACTTCCGCCCGGGAAGCTGGATCTACCCGGCCAAGCCGAAGCACCTCGAGTACCTCGGCATGCCCAACCCGCGCGAGTGGTCGCCCACCGACGAGGACTGGAAGCTGCCCGAGAACTGGCAGCAGATCATCCACGAGGGCTTCAAGGAACGCCTGGGAAAGTACCGCTCGTTCCAGATCTTCATGGACACCTGCGTGAGGTGCGGCGCCTGCGCCGACAAGTGCCACTTCTACATCGGCGGCGGCGATCCCAAGAACATGCCGGTGCTGCGCGCCGAGCTGCTGCGCTCGGTCTACCGCAACGACTTCACGGCCGTCGGCAAGCTGCTGGGCAGGTTCGCGGGCGGCCGCAAGCTGACGGTCGACGTGATCAAGGAGTGGTTCTACTACTTCTACCAGTGCACGGAATGCCGCCGCTGCTCTGTGTTCTGCCCCTACGGCATCGACACCGCCGAGATCACGATGATGGCGCGCGAGCTGCTGCACCTGATCGGCCTGGGCGTCAACTGGGTCATGGAACCCGTCGCCAACTGCAGCCGCACCGGCAACCACATCGGCATCCAGCCCCACGGCCTGAAAGACACGCTGGAGTTCTTCGCCGAGGACATCGAGGAAGTGACGGGCATCCACATCGACCCGCCCATAAACAAGAAGGGGGCCGAGATCCTCTTCGTGACCCCCTCGGGCGACTTCCTCGCCGACCCGGGCACCTTCACCTGCATGGGCTACATGATGCTCTTCCACGAGCTGGGGCTCGACTACACCTGGAGCACCTACGCCTCGGATGGCGGCAACTTCGGCCTCTTCACCTCCGCCGAGGCGATGAAGAAGCTGAACGCCAAGAACTACGCCGAGGCCAAACGGCTCGGCGTCAAGTGGATCCTCGGCGGCGAATGCGGCCACATGTGGCGCGTGATGCACCAGTACATGGACACGATGAACGGACCGGCGGACTTTCTCGAGGTGCCGCGCTCGCCGATCACCGGCACGGTGTTCGAACACGCCCGCTCGACCAAGATGGTCCACATCGCCGAGTTCACCGCCGACCTGATCAGGCACGGCAAGCTGAAACTGGACCCGAGCAGGAACGACCACATCCGCGTCACCTTCCACGACTCCTGCAACCCGGCCCGCGCCATGGGCCTCTTCGAGGAGCCGCGCTACGTCATCAGGAACGTCTGCAACAACTTCTTCGAGATGCCGGAGAACACTATCCGCGAGCAGACCTTCTGCTGCGGCGGCGGCGCCGGTCTCGGCACCGACGAGAACATGGAGATGCGGCTGCGCGGCGGACTGCCCCGCGGCAACGCCGTGCGCCACGTGCGGGACAAGTTCGACGTCAACCAGCTGGCCTGCATCTGCGCCATCGACCGCGCCACCCTGACCACCGTCTGCGACTACTGGGCCCCGGGAGTCAAGGTCACGGGCATCCACGAGCTGGTCGCCAACGCCATGGTGATGAAGGGACAGAAGGAACGGACGATGAACCTGCGTCTCGAGCCTCTCGAGGCGGGCGCGGCCGTCGGCGCGGCCGGGAAGGGGGAAGGCGATGCCTAG
- the dsrM gene encoding sulfate reduction electron transfer complex DsrMKJOP subunit DsrM yields MTILAALVATAVLATLAGLGAQSPGLRNVLGTVIPYVAIALFLGGFIYRVIKWALIPVPFRIPTTCGQQKSLSWIRPSRLDNPHTTLGVIGRMALEVLFFRSLFRNTRMEIKPGGNVVHGPNKWLWLAGLVFHWSFLLIFIRHLRFFTEPVPGFVLGLQTVDSFFEIGVPAVYLTSLLLLGALLFLFLRRIVSPQLRYISLANDYFPLSLLLGIGTTGMLMRHFAKTDIESVKSLAIGILSFKPAVPDDVDPLFFMHFFLVCVLFAVFPYSKLMHMAGVFMSPTRNLANTNRMRRHVNPWNYPVKIRTYEEYEDEFRDKMKAAGIPVEKE; encoded by the coding sequence ATGACCATTCTAGCTGCTCTCGTCGCGACGGCCGTACTGGCGACGCTGGCCGGCCTGGGCGCACAGTCGCCAGGCCTGCGCAACGTCCTGGGGACGGTCATACCCTACGTCGCCATCGCCCTCTTCCTGGGGGGCTTCATCTACCGGGTGATCAAGTGGGCGCTGATCCCCGTGCCCTTCCGCATCCCGACCACGTGCGGACAGCAGAAATCCCTCTCGTGGATACGCCCGAGCAGGCTCGACAATCCGCACACCACGCTCGGCGTGATCGGAAGAATGGCGCTCGAGGTGCTGTTCTTCCGCTCCCTGTTCCGCAACACGCGGATGGAGATCAAGCCCGGCGGCAACGTGGTCCACGGTCCCAACAAGTGGCTCTGGCTCGCGGGACTGGTCTTCCACTGGTCGTTCCTCCTGATCTTCATCAGGCACTTGCGCTTCTTCACCGAGCCCGTGCCCGGCTTCGTGCTGGGCCTGCAGACCGTCGACAGCTTCTTCGAGATCGGCGTGCCGGCGGTGTACCTGACCAGCCTGCTCCTGCTCGGGGCGCTGCTCTTCCTGTTCCTGCGGAGGATCGTCTCGCCCCAGCTGCGCTACATCTCGCTGGCCAACGACTACTTCCCGCTCTCCCTGCTGCTCGGCATCGGCACCACCGGCATGCTGATGCGGCACTTCGCCAAGACGGACATCGAGAGCGTGAAGTCGCTGGCCATAGGTATCCTCAGCTTCAAGCCGGCCGTGCCGGACGACGTGGACCCGCTGTTCTTCATGCACTTCTTCCTGGTCTGCGTGCTCTTCGCCGTCTTCCCCTACAGCAAGCTGATGCACATGGCGGGCGTCTTCATGAGCCCGACCCGGAACCTGGCCAACACCAACCGTATGCGTCGGCACGTGAATCCCTGGAACTACCCGGTGAAAATCCGGACCTACGAGGAATACGAGGACGAATTCCGCGACAAGATGAAGGCGGCCGGTATCCCCGTGGAGAAGGAGTAG
- a CDS encoding RsbRD N-terminal domain-containing protein, translating into MPGDLLQKKKKAIGERWLASLLATYGEDTAAFLRQQKNRFANPVGRTFADASRAILDEVLDGMDAANLCAHLEEIIKIRAIQEFSPAAAVSFVFLLKDAVREEIGDAAREPDILVELHEIETRIDQLALFAFDIYVKRREQVYSLRLREIRNGFAEPA; encoded by the coding sequence ATGCCAGGCGATCTCCTCCAGAAGAAGAAGAAGGCCATCGGCGAAAGATGGTTGGCGTCGCTCCTCGCCACCTACGGCGAGGACACGGCGGCCTTCCTCAGGCAGCAGAAGAACCGTTTCGCCAACCCGGTCGGTCGGACGTTCGCCGACGCATCCCGGGCCATCCTGGACGAAGTCCTCGACGGCATGGACGCGGCGAACCTCTGCGCCCACCTGGAAGAAATCATCAAGATCCGGGCCATCCAGGAGTTCTCTCCCGCCGCGGCGGTTTCCTTCGTCTTCCTGCTGAAGGACGCGGTCCGGGAGGAGATCGGTGACGCCGCGAGGGAGCCGGACATCCTGGTCGAACTGCACGAGATCGAGACCCGGATCGACCAGCTGGCCCTGTTCGCCTTCGACATCTACGTGAAACGCCGGGAACAGGTGTACAGCCTCCGGTTGCGCGAGATCCGCAACGGATTCGCGGAGCCGGCGTGA
- a CDS encoding TusE/DsrC/DsvC family sulfur relay protein: MTEFHAGDQVLEIDEDGFIQEPDKWNEIVAAALGKTEGVDDLTEDHWKVVNFLREYYVEFGVAPMIRKLCKSTGFKLSEIYDLFPSGPAKGACKIAGLPKPTGCV; the protein is encoded by the coding sequence ATGACGGAATTCCATGCGGGAGATCAGGTCCTGGAGATCGACGAGGACGGATTCATCCAGGAACCCGACAAGTGGAACGAGATCGTCGCCGCGGCCCTGGGCAAGACCGAGGGCGTGGACGATCTGACGGAGGACCACTGGAAGGTCGTCAATTTCCTGCGCGAGTACTACGTCGAATTCGGCGTCGCACCGATGATCCGCAAGCTCTGCAAGTCGACCGGCTTCAAGCTCAGCGAGATCTACGACCTGTTCCCCTCGGGGCCGGCCAAGGGCGCCTGCAAGATCGCCGGCCTGCCGAAACCGACGGGCTGCGTCTAG
- a CDS encoding tetratricopeptide repeat protein yields the protein MASAAADNKSRIEELRRAVADTPDSAPAHMKLGTALLHAGAAKKAEECLRRAVELDPTFDEAWVNLGGILLGRWDFAGCVEVNRRVAEHSPDLVQAHYNQGLGHLYLHQAEEMVACFRHVLAIDPDHAGGHYHLAVGLLELGEVANARASLDRAVGLGHSPAPEFLKELERKSGGTRPGTDDKRQSDGHTSEK from the coding sequence ATGGCAAGTGCGGCTGCGGACAATAAGAGCAGGATCGAGGAGCTTCGCCGGGCCGTGGCCGACACCCCGGATTCGGCGCCGGCCCACATGAAGCTGGGCACCGCCCTGTTGCACGCCGGCGCCGCGAAGAAGGCGGAAGAGTGTCTCCGCCGTGCGGTGGAACTCGACCCCACCTTCGACGAGGCCTGGGTCAATCTCGGCGGGATCCTGCTCGGGCGCTGGGATTTCGCTGGCTGCGTCGAGGTGAACCGCCGGGTGGCCGAGCACAGTCCGGATCTCGTGCAGGCCCACTACAACCAGGGACTGGGCCATCTCTACCTGCACCAGGCCGAGGAGATGGTCGCGTGCTTTCGCCATGTGCTGGCAATCGACCCGGATCATGCCGGCGGACACTACCACCTCGCGGTGGGCCTGCTCGAACTGGGTGAAGTTGCCAACGCCCGCGCGTCTCTCGACCGGGCTGTCGGACTCGGGCACTCTCCGGCGCCCGAATTCCTGAAAGAGCTGGAGCGCAAGAGTGGCGGGACGCGTCCTGGCACTGATGACAAACGACAGTCGGATGGACACACTTCCGAAAAATGA